A segment of the Necator americanus strain Aroian chromosome IV, whole genome shotgun sequence genome:
CGTATGCTTCGGTCACTTTATCTGTGAAATGTGTCAATATTTGattgtattttattgtattttgtaattttgacGATGCTTCTACATGGGTCCCTGCGCGATTACGCAGACTAGGCAAGTGGGTACCACCAGTGatatttaaagacatcaccccacgaatatgagttggtacggatttcaggtgaagtattcgtatacgggatcgtagattatggagagaggagtgatcccgtccatttcttcctagttgccgtaaaaaacgacccagaagatacggcttcgggcgttctggcgctcTATTTCCTAaaaggggttcgattggagcgcgccagccttgtgcacgcaccgcatctcccgggccgttttttttacggcaattaggaagaaatagacggaatcacccccctctccatagtttactatcccttataagaataatccacctgaaatccgtaccacctcagattcgtggggttatgccttttAAAATACAGGATGACGAGTGCTCCGAAATCTTGTAACGAAGCTGATCTGTTCCATTGAGAATCCATTGAGTTAGGAATCCGGAAAGGAATAAAGAAagacgtgtgtgtatgtgagtgtcatggaaatatttcatgCTGCAATGAGATGAGTCCGGCTCTGAGCTTTACGGACGGCACGGATTTACTTGGGTTGAAGCGGTACatgtcgaaaaaaattagaacattaacagaacattttttttcttcgtttacgAAGATTTATATCAGCGTTATAAGATATGGTcaaaaagattgaaaacagaaagaaaaactgaaaatgttctGTTGTATGGCGGCATCAATGACCATTGTAGTGCAGGAATAAAAGAAGTTACACCTATcacctattattattttagaatcctttattttttttctttttatgtgtttttttcaacgtgttttcttttcagaacagTCCAGATTAGCTTGTTttggaaagaagaggaaaaaaaatctctgttcTCTGCTTTCAACAAGATTTAGAAACAGTGCTCTTAGTCAAACTATGACACTTTCTATTTGAATTATGacatcatatttttattgaaaaaatgaaacaccCATCCGACTGCAAAACCTGTTCTCCAAAGTTGTGTTGGAAtcgaattgaaataaaaagaaatgactAACGCTTCATACTCCAAGATTTCCCCTTTACCCATTCCCTCAGGCAATGACTAGGCTCCTCCTTTTGTATCCGACAGAATAGATGGAACTTAACTCTTACGGTGGATAACGGTCGATGATCCTGACCACGGATTTGTGTAGTCCGATTCTATGATCCTCACATATTCTGAAAAGTTCGGAACTTTCGAAGAAAGTCTATAAACTCCCTAAAAATCTCtaatctagatttttttagctcgatttttgaatatttttctggCACATTTGGCGCCAGCTCATATTAGTATGCGTGTTTGAAAAACAGTGCCAGCGGGCAAAAGAACCTGAACTGGCACCCAACGTTGGTGACGAACTGAAGAGATGCAGCAAATACTCACTTCAGAAAGGATTTACGGGGATTTACCGCacaacgggaaaaaaaaaacagttacgTGATTGTGACGGAGGAGTATGCGTGCACCCGAAGGCGAAGTACAAGGTGAAGCCTGGCTTTGATGCCTTTACTTCCCGGTGTTGTGTGTTGCCTGTGAAAGGTTCCTCGAGCCTCCTGCTCCTGCTGATCCATACATTATCTCAATCAGGCAGTTCGAAAACAAGGGATTTACAAGGTGAGGTACGAGTTTCGCTTTTTGGCTGCCTTCCAAATGACGTTTGACGGTTCGCCTGTTTTTCGGCTGCATATTTGTCAGAACTAAATTCAGGAAGCATatttaaaatcaatcaataaataagtCGGCTCAATTGTTTTgtaatggtattttcaaagtttagtagtttttttttccatacattATCTCAATGAGGCAGTTCGAAAATGGATTCACAAGGTGAGGTACGAGTTTCGCTTTTTGGCTGCCTTTCATATGGTTTCAGACGGTGAGAAGTACCGTACGACGAGTGCGTGACTCAGAACAAAATCGCCGACAATCAGTGAAAAATCGCTATTTTCTTTGCGGAAGCCAATCACAACATTGTTCAAAAAGGGCAAAGATTTGCAAACAGGTGTTCAATATTTCCATGTGTTTTAATCTcgaaatgatgatgatgatttcCACTTCCTATtcccttcatttcattttcctttgtcGAATCAATTctttcattaaaggcatcactccacgaatctgaggtggtgcagatttcaggtggagtattcgtatacgggatgggagactacggagaggagggtgattccgtccatttcttcctaattgcagtaaaaaaacggcccggaagatgcggcgccgcacagggctggcgcgctccaatcgaactcgttgtagaaaatagcgcgccaaaacgcctgaagccgtagctgcaccaccacagattcgtggggtgatgcctttaacataatGGTAGCCAGCATATGCCGAgatagtttttgaaattttataaaatttatatttttaataaaatatataaataacaataataataaatatatataaaatatgatataaaataataaaaattttataatcaACGCCGTCTGCTACAGTCGTATTCGCAAAATTccttttaacatttttttccaagttgaGCTTTACAAATAAGATTACTAACTTCGTTAGTGTCTGTTAATTATCAACTCTCAATTTCGAATGCTTGGATTTCCCTGAAAACATGTGGAGTTTGAGAGGTTCGCAACTGTGAGCCATCACAGCCGCTTCCTGTCAGCAGAATTGTTCTCACAAATCCAGACAATGGGTGAGTGCTCGCAGCTCACGGAATGTCTTTCCGCAAAAATACGAGGCCGACGTTTGTAGCTTAGATCTTACTGGGTGTGTAATTGTGCATGGGATAACCTTGTTCACCTTAGCAGTACGGATCGTCGCGCCACCGGCTCTCTCTACATTACGCTTCACCTCCTAAATTCACTTATAACACGTATAGCGTTCTGGATTGAGGGAGTAGATGTCATGAGAGGActcttcactttctggagtaggagaacgacatgttgATGCGTTTCCGCCACGAAAAGGACTGCGTCAGACCCTActgacaatgagtttgccGACTTTCTCTTAACTATCCTGacatagacaaatgtgtttttttctctccttttggtgcactatctgtgtatgcgaataaagaaataaataaataaataaataaataaataaataagtgtagTAGTAGCTCTGAAATGAACAAATTATTCGTGATTCCATAAGAATCAAGTGAAACAGATACTTCTGAGATGGTATGTGTACTTTTGTTGAGATATTAGAATTTATTggggaaggaaaaaaaagtataatcaATTCCCGTCCAGATCTATTTTTGGCGCGTAACGCCGACGTTCGAACTCTGTCTCATAGGAATCCTCCAAGGATCTCTTCTTTCGGGAATGGCAGCATCGTTGTCCACGAGGATTGGAGCAGCATTCACCTATGACGAGAGACTGAATCAGAAACAGGAGAAACGATAATCGACAGATCTCCTTGGAATCACAAATATCAAATATGTTTGAATGTGTTCGAAACAAATGGTCCTCCTCACCTGCTTTCAGTTTGCTGCAATCGCAACCGAGCACGGCAGCGAGAACagcgaagagaagaaaaagtcgaaacACAAAGTGCAACATCCTTAAAGTTATGAAAATCACGGATGATTGGCGACTTTATATAGGGCTTATCAATCATTGCGAAACATACCATAACGATCATCGTTAAGTGAAATGAGTCatgattttctccttttatgGATAGTCATGTATTCATGTATCATGCACTTTTTcgagaaatgaaatgtagGAACACATCGCGTCATGCGCTGTTGAAGTTgactttgtttgaattttttcggCACAGAATCTGAATTTTGCGCTGAGAGAACGGTAACCTGTTCGATATGTGGATCGGCACATATCGGTCGGAAGCATGTTCGGATGCCATTGCTATGAGTTGGCTACTAGGATGCTCCTAATAGCCAACTCCTGGCAAAATTTCGCTTTCTTGAGCTGTTTAGTGTAAGCGATGTGGATAATGTGCTCTATCGCAAGTTGATCGATACTGTAATATTCCCTTTAGGGACGGAGCAGTCTCGCGACTGCGCTCATAAGAGCCCACGCCTGGAGCGCACGGAGAGCACCCTAGCCACTGGACCTGTAGACCGAGGATCGATCAGGGATGCATGGGACGACGACACCAAGGACCGCTTCGCTAGCCTGAGCCTCTCGAGGATGCTCCCAATGGAGGTGAAGCCCAGATCATCTGTTAGAGGTAAGGGTTCTCCCTGTATGGGTTGAGAGCTGTTTCCACTGCGTGACGCTTACTTTAGCTGTTTGACAAAAGGACTTTGAACAAACTCGTACATAAAAGACTGGCAgggagtcaaaaaaaaaaaacggtcaaCTCCCCTGGAAGAGTTTTCGAAGTATTTCTAATGAATATAGCTTGTTTTTCCCTTCTCAATCACTCCGTACTTCCCCATTCCAAACCGTCGACCATGTGAGATTGAGGGGTTGCTTCGACTAGACGGggttcgaaccatcgacaaaTCCAGGCCCCAGCGGAACTTCATACCACTGAGCTATGTACACCTGtcttaaaaacaaaactaacatAAACTACCAAATTTGACGAGATTCTCAAGGACTGGTAACACTGTTTTTCAAACGTATCTTCTAATATGTACTAATGAACGTCCGACTAATACCGTACTTCAGATTTCTTGCGGTGAGCTCCCCCCTCCGCTTCCTTTCAATGATCAATAGAAATTGAAAGCAACGACATTCTCTGTAAAACTAAATTTCTTTGTATTCTTTCTAGCGggcctcttctttttttttctctaaacatTGATGAAACGgtgttgaaatgaaattatgatTCCATAGTCTTCTTCCCAAATACGCGTCACTACCACATCTGGAAAGTATGAGAGAATTAAATTTTACATTCTCCTTCCACATCGCCACAAtgtggaaacattattcgaaattCACGTTTCTCCCAGAAATTACCACAGATCGATGTGATAGCATAAAATGACATGTCTTGCCTTTGGTTAATCTCTGCTTTTTGGTTACCATTCAAGAATGACGTGGTGCTGTcctaaatatttttgtatttttctaaaaaaaatagcataaTTTGGGCGGATGGAaggcagtcggttagagattccgtttcctgcacgatcgcgGTTCGAATcaaccctagtgctcaccaaacctttcatgactccggggtcgataaattggtaccaggcttgccTGGGAGCACAAAACACTCAGTTAACTCATTAGCTCTcccccggaagtcattgtataggccagttacacgttcccgtgaacctcaaacgattctgaattgaagtgaacgtggtggcactGGTCCGAGCGGATTGACTGGCACCAGACACCttatccttcatctttttaaaattgttatcTGCAATATTTAATGCACTGATGAAAGTGCTGATTAGACTGCAAAAACAAAGGGAAACTACACCATCTTCTACGAATCCAGGAAGCAGAGACCTTAGCACACTCCCCGAGACAATTGGATGCGtgttgaaatgaagtgaagttCATAAAGCGCTTCTTCTTCACTCCTGCTAGTGCAGGGAGTCTTACGTTGAGCTGGCTGAACCTtatgatttctggatttccagGTGGCCCACGCTTTTGTTggcatttttgagaatttcataccgattttgttttctgattACTGAGAAGaacccaacaaagaaaattttcgccAACGCCTCCCACAAATAGTTTCCTGAATCCCGAATTACTTGGAAATTATCTCCAAAACAGCTTCAAATGAgagtcaaaaaattcaaattgaattttgacgccaaaaatgaaaaaattaaattagaattagaactgaaaatcgaaaaaatgtcTTTTGAGACAATTACTTATCCGATGGAttttttgggcttttttgggatttttggaAGATTGACAAGCATCGTAAATGAGTCGCATCATACTGGATCCGATAGTATCGAAGCTTCGTGGGAAAGGTTAGTGTTTAGTGACTGATGACGTCATCCATGTAGCCGAggtccacattttttttagttcgtattagttttctttttagttttgatttttctagtTTAGTCTGCAGCTCTCAACCGGAGCATTTTTAGGATTTAATGTTTTCTAGAAATTGAGATTCTTAACAACGGAGCTTCTCCAGATATTACAATTATTCTTACTCTTCTTCTGTCCATAGGAAAGAGATCTATTAGGAAAAGAGCGGCAAACTCATGAAAATCTGTTGATGAACAACGAtagtttcatttgttttgaaaacttcaaaacgGTGGACTGTGTTTAGGTTTTCGTAGAGGTCATTGTTCCaactttttatca
Coding sequences within it:
- a CDS encoding hypothetical protein (NECATOR_CHRIV.G13561.T1); amino-acid sequence: MLHFVFRLFLLFAVLAAVLGCDCSKLKAGECCSNPRGQRCCHSRKKRSLEDSYETEFERRRYAPKIDLDGN
- a CDS encoding hypothetical protein (NECATOR_CHRIV.G13562.T2); its protein translation is MWIGTYRSEACSDAIAMRTEQSRDCAHKSPRLERTESTLATGPVDRGSIRDAWDDDTKDRFASLSLSRMLPMEVKPRSSVRGSEEGDIAETLAPQIKDYNNLVYDSTKENNLQRLSGKQRSRYICKVYKFGSA